Proteins from a genomic interval of Quercus robur chromosome 9, dhQueRobu3.1, whole genome shotgun sequence:
- the LOC126701083 gene encoding receptor-like protein EIX2, translating to MHVRVLLAPEIIDGTSKEDDFVPYRLVPLAFSIPVVVGDANNIRCLEGERQALLEFKKGLVDDYGKLSSWRSEDEHKNCCNWEGVHCDNQTCHVLELEVHDLRGMISPSILELPYLTSLDLSGNDFNQSHIPEFICSLSNLTYLDLSLANLNGSFPDQLGNLSHLQQLYLNRNDLKINENLEWLSHLSSLEYLDLSHTNLRAANDWLEVVSHLPNLKSLVLSTCDLPPMSFSSLPSFNYSKSFTSLESLSLGFNQLNGSIPKFLGDICSLRELYLSNITLKGQLVDLLNNLSGCAKDSLEILSLPSNQISGLWPNNFGILFPLLKEINLRHNNISGTVPKTIGNLYNLNYLAVTSNCLRGVISEAFFSNLSKLKYLDLSKNSLTLEFSSQWVPTFQLNFIILCSFKLGPRFPNWIQTQTKIIMLDISDAQISDTIPAEWFTDLPPTLAYLNLSCNQIYGRLPNMLTKFVNDGLAIDLSANQIRGQLPLFPTKVMMLNLSKNRFSGTISSLCKISSGFLSYLDLSENCLSGQLPNCFMHWRKLVILNLASNNFSGEVPSSFGLLTQLETLSLSNNSFYGDLPLPMKNCSSLSFVDLGNNRFFGQVPAWIGESLPLLNILILHSNNLNGSIPLHMCWLKDLHILDLSLNDISGTIPQCLNNFTAMTQIGNSSSDIFHRYYFKFVDNMYTNITFYYEREFVDNARLMLKRREYKYDKILGLLKIIDLSSNKLMGKLPDEISSLLQLVGLNVSRNKLVGEIPQTIGQMKQLQSLDLSRNQFSSKIPSSMSELNFLSDIDLSYNNLSGKIPTSTQLQSFKASDFIGNPTLCGPPLIQKCPGEEVPNQSHQAHYGNKDDEDEFGKWFYVGTGFGFAISFWAVCGSLLLNRSWSMPISYYWTT from the exons tggtTGGAGATGCTAACAACATCAGGTGCCTAGAGGGGGAGAGACAAGCGCTCCTTGAGTTCAAAAAAGGCCTCGTTGACGATTATGGCAAGCTATCTTCATGGCGGAGTGAAGATGAACATAAGAATTGTTGCAACTGGGAAGGAGTTCACTGCGACAATCAAACATGCCATGTACTTGAGCTTGAGGTTCATGATTTGCGAGGTATGATTAGTCCTTCAATACTTGAGTTGCCTTATTTGACTTCTCTTGATCTCAGTGGTAATGATTTTAATCAAAGCCATATCCCAGAGTTCATTTGTTCTCTTAGTAACTTAACATACCTCGATCTCTCTTTGGCCAATCTCAATGGTTCATTTCCAGATCAACTTGGAAACCTTTCGCATTTGCAACAACTCTATCTTAATAGAAATGATttgaaaattaatgaaaatctCGAATGGCTCTCTCATCTATCTTCATTAGAATACCTTGATCTTAGCCACACAAATCTCAGAGCTGCCAATGATTGGCTAGAAGTTGTGAGTCATCTCCCAAATTTAAAAAGCTTGGTCTTGTCGACATGTGATCTTCCTCCTATGAGTTTTTCATCTCTTC ccAGTTTCAATTATTCAAAATCTTTTACTTCTCTTGAAAGTCTGTCTTTGGGTTTTAATCAACTAAACGGCAGCATTCCAAAATTCTTGGGGGATATATGTTCTTTACGTGAATTGTATTTGTCGAACATCACTCTCAAAGGACAACTGGTTGACCTTCTCAATAATTTGTCTGGATGTGCAAAGGACTCATTAGAGATTTTGAGTTTACCATCTAATCAAATTTCAGGGTTGTGGCCCAATAATTTTGGAATATTATTTCCGTtgttaaaagaaattaatcTTCGACATAACAATATAAGTGGGACTGTCCCCAAAACCATTGGAAACCTATATAACCTCAACTATTTGGCTGTCACTTCAAATTGTTTGCGGGGCGTGATCTCTGAAGCCTTTTTCTCAAATCTTTCCAAATTAAAGTATTTAGACTTATCCAAGAATTCCCTCACTTTGGAATTCAGCTCCCAGTGGGTTCCCACTTTCCAATTGAATTTCATAATCTTATGCTCTTTCAAGTTAGGGCCTAGATTTCCAAATTGGATCCAAACTCAAACGAAAATCATCATGCTTGATATCTCCGATGCTCAAATTTCAGATACCATTCCGGCAGAGTGGTTCACAGACCTGCCTCCTACATTAGCATATTTAAATCTTTCTTGCAACCAAATATATGGACGGTTACCAAATATGTTAACAAAGTTTGTGAATGATGGTCTTGCAATTGATTTGAGTGCAAACCAGATAAGGGGTCAATTACCACTTTTTCCCACTAAAGTCATGATGTTGAATCTCTCTAAAAATCGGTTTTCAGGGACAATTTCGTCTCTTTGTAAAATCAGCAGTGGGTTCTTGAGTTACCTAGACTTATCTGAGAACTGTTTATCTGGACAACTTCCTAATTGTTTTATGCATTGGCGTAAGCTGGTCATTTTGAATTTGGCTAGCAACAATTTTTCTGGGGAAGTTCCAAGCTCTTTCGGCTTGTTGACCCAGCTCGAAACATTGAGTCTGAGTAACAATAGTTTCTATGGAGATTTACCCTTGCCCATGAAAAATTGTAGTTCGTTGAGTTTTGTAGACTTGGGAAACAATAGATTCTTTGGACAAGTACCAGCTTGGATTGGGGAGAGCCTGCCACTGTTAAATATTCTTATCCTACATTCCAATAATCTCAATGGAAGTATACCATTGCATATGTGTTGGTTGAAAGATTTACATATCTTGGATCTCTCCCTAAATGATATATCTGGAACTATTCCACAATGCCTCAACAATTTCACTGCCATGACTCAGATTGGGAACTCTTCCAGTGATATCTTTCATAGATATTACTTTAAATTTGTTGATAATATGTATActaatataactttttattatgaAAGAGAATTTGTTGATAATGCGAGGCTTATGTTGAAAAGAAGGGAGTATAAGTATGATAAAATTCTTGGATTATTAAAGATCATTGAcctttcaagcaacaaattgatGGGAAAACTTCCAGATGAAATCTCAAGTCTTTTGCAATTGGTTGGACTAAATGTTTCGAGAAACAAATTAGTTGGAGAAATCCCTCAAACAATTGGTCAAATGAAGCAGTTACAATCACTTGATTTATCAAGGAATCAGTTCTCAAGCAAAATCCCATCTAGCATGTCAGAGTTAAACTTTCTGAGCGACATCGACCTATCATACAACAACTTATCTGGGAAAATTCCTACAAGCACTCAACTCCAAAGCTTTAAAGCATCTGATTTTATTGGAAACCCAACACTTTGTGGGCCTCCGCTTATACAGAAATGTCCAGGTGAAGAAGTACCAAACCAAAGTCACCAAGCTCATTATGGCAATaaagatgatgaagatgaattTGGAAAATGGTTTTATGTCGGAACAGGATTTGGATTTGCTATAAGTTTTTGGGCTGTTTGTGGTTCTCTGTTGTTGAACCGTTCGTGGAGCATGCCTATTTCTTATTATTGGACAACATGA